From one Leishmania panamensis strain MHOM/PA/94/PSC-1 chromosome 11 sequence genomic stretch:
- a CDS encoding hypothetical protein (TriTrypDB/GeneDB-style sysID: LpmP.11.0070.B~disrupted due to non-sequenced internal amino acid repeat) gives KAAKLKDFERIGTLSEEVEGWRRESLRVSEVVLALCDCTRSCDDAASATKWSKSLCDAVKDCHEALEKASLEVGLKDTGAGMKALLQHCVVSLHDRAAAVNDSALRVEALESEVLRLKELESSWSTRCENAEAHAKDVEEELRRASNQAERVSELEQESSELKARCDLLRKELQRQREAVQRDRSRPYEPANSEAGAPSIMKSQSAVQSALLAAAGCVSERDVATAIGARSAKYEFLKPGKTGADELIKENDKLRQENAHNNAVIAQYIQELEGYKANQRVQVSIEYLRNIVQQYLCAAEDLRPKMIPAICTVLEFNNRQKEDVQLANPRCPRFH, from the coding sequence TGAAGGCTGCGAAGTTGAAGGATTTTGAGCGGATAGGAACTCTTAGTGAGGAAGTGGAAGGCTGGCGGAGGGAAAGTTTGAGGGTTTCTGAGGttgtgctggcgctgtgcgacTGTACGAGGTCCTGCGATGACGCTGCGTCGGCGACCAAGTGGTCAAAATCTCTATGTGACGCTGTGAAGGATTGTCACGAGGCGTTGGAAAAAGCTTCACTAGAAGTTGGCTTGAAGGACACAGGGGCGGGTATGAAAGCTTTATTGCAACACTGCGTAGTGTCACTACATGaccgtgctgccgctgtcaaTGACTCCGCTCTTCGTGTAGAGGCTCTCGAGAGCGAAGTTTTGCGCCTAAAGGAATTGGAATCCTCATGGAGTACTCGTTGCGAAAATGCCGAAGCGCATGCAAAGGATgttgaggaggagctgaggCGTGCGTCAAATCAAGCAGAACGCGTTTCAGAATTAGAGCAAGAGAGCAGCGAGCTCAAAGCTCGTTGCGATCTACTTCGGAAAGAACTTCAGAGACAACGtgaggcagtgcagcgagACCGTTCACGGCCTTACGAACCCGCAAATAGCGAGGCTGGTGCGCCTTCAATCATGAAGAGTCAAAGTGCAGTGCAGTCTGCATTGCTTGCGGCAGCGGGCTGTGTGTCGGAACGGGATGTCGCGACAGCCATAGGTGCTAGGAGTGCCAAGTACGAGTTTCTCAAGCCGGGCAAGACAGGAGCTGATGAGCTAATCAAGGAAAATGATAAACTTAGGCAAGAAAACGCACACAACAACGCTGTGATTGCTCAGTACATCCAAGAGTTGGAGGGGTACAAGGCAAATCAACGAGTGCAGGTTAGCATTGAGTATCTCCGTAACATAGTCCAGCAGTATCTCTGCGCTGCAGAGGACTTGCGCCCGAAGATGATTCCGGCCATTTGCACCGTCCTGGAATTCAACAACAGGCAAAAAGAAGACGTACAGTTAGCGAATCCACGCTGCCCACGCTTTCACTGA
- a CDS encoding hypothetical protein (TriTrypDB/GeneDB-style sysID: LpmP.11.0080): MGKRDLQKEKQLELATIWGSEVQGDARFPKRRGASQKKDVGLMADSGDADSDALSEIGSDARSITSKHSDTATKERRKAAKKKRTCYRLHCFVEPGTELNAVRTVFEAYEPKIEIRTAQKGNLLNKSQFAVLTFRNKAMALHAVKTLDGTNQRDTLGVTNLKLNLMLTRQQSKIARKKLSRKIRHEKQQNQLMEDQEDMAFIRNFLKQQSSAKGK, from the coding sequence ATGGGGAAGCGAGACctgcagaaggagaagcagctggagctcGCTACCATATGGGGCAGTGAAGTCCAAGGGGATGCGCGCTTCCCTAAAAGGCGCGGGGCTTCGCAAAAGAAGGATGTTGGCCTGATGGCGGAtagcggcgacgccgactCAGATGCTCTGTCAGAGATCGGCAGCGATGCCCGAAGCATCACAAGCAAGCACAGCGATACGGcaacaaaggaaagaaggaaggcAGCCAAAAAGAAGCGCACTTGCTATCGCCTCCATTGTTTTGTCGAGCCTGGCACAGAACTGAACGCCGTTCGCACTGTGTTTGAGGCATACGAGCCTAAGATCGAAATTCGCACAGCTCAGAAGGGTAATTTGCTCAACAAGTCACAGTTTGCAGTTCTCACTTTTCGCAACAAGGCAATGGCACTGCATGCGGTGAAGACGCTCGATGGAACCAATCAACGTGATACGTTGGGTGTGACTAACCTGAAGCTGAACCTTATGCTGACGAGACAGCAGAGCAAGATAGCGCGCAAGAAGCTCAGCCGAAAGATCCGCCATGAGAAGCAGCAAAATCAGCTCATGGAAGATCAAGAAGATATGGCGTTTATTCGCAACTTTTTGAAGCAGCAGAGTAGCGCAAAGGGCAAGTAA
- a CDS encoding hypothetical protein (TriTrypDB/GeneDB-style sysID: LpmP.11.0090), with the protein MRHGHGTQAYPDGSVYEGEWQRNARHGNGCLRYSTGDIYEGAWSEDTPCGNGVMGWVDRSGCVYRELYKGEWKAGCPHGNGVSTYVTMPKSFLLEPSPTPLVVPSQYTAPAEALLNVYVGAYRHGQRHGSGTFYYADGSCYEGGWAAGAKRGAGHFTSAVGEVQAMDTASKQDAEAAEEALTVLTMEESPLSVVPSVSPHGLGSLLETEDDLQVTMPLLLLLYNTQLKTLFKDYGRRSAHVALPTTRSDWWQRRLPGRMTLTQCLCLLHDAHILGSRFSIGSALRAVAEVLRVEAATWRGARATTTLEAALSAVNEADGTLNYRQFCEWLIRVAVGVNGGPTLTTVKAKVSALLDGPLSRVHGVSSRAVAVTFLPNSMQHREDVQRHLSSLKRCYAELQSVKDGDRYGVSLRSCLTAMERTLATYQMSPACVLEKLAWLKEEPELRHSTASNAKTGAEEPSLAQEMVASATAKNRQVQLLDEDAGTEQSFVEFVETVMTIVEVARHSGFTNTDTLLVDLQRRLFAQ; encoded by the coding sequence ATGCGACACGGTCACGGTACCCAAGCGTACCCTGACGGAAGTGTGTACGAGGGGGAGTGGCAGCGTAATGCACGCCACGGCAACGGCTGCCTGCGATACAGCACGGGCGACATCTATGAAGGTGCGTGGAGCGAAGACACGCCATGCGGGAACGGGGTGATGGGCTGGGTGGACCGGAGTGGCTGCGTTTACCGAGAGTTGTACAAGGGGGAGTGGAAGGCTGGGTGTCCACACGGCAACGGCGTGTCCACGTACGTCACCATGCCAAAGAGCTTCCTCCTTGAGCCATCCCCCACTCCGCTCGTGGTACCCTCCCAGTATACTGCGCCTGCCGAGGCACTTTTGAACGTGTACGTTGGTGCGTACCGCCACGGGCaacgccacggcagcggcactttCTACTACGCAGACGGCAGCTGCTatgagggtgggtgggctgcTGGGGCTAAAAGAGGTGCCGGTCACTTTACCTCTGCGGTTGGAGAGGTGCAGGCGATGGACACAGCATCAAAACAAGACGCAGAAGCGGCCGAAGAGGCATTGACAGTGCTAACCATGGAGGAATCACCACTTTCCGTGGTACCCTCCGTGTCACCTCATGGCTTGGGCAGCCTCCTCGAGACCGAGGACGATCTGCAGGTCACGATGCCCCTCCTCCTACTACTCTACAACACACAGTTGAAAACCCTCTTCAAAGACTACGGCCGTCGAAGTGCCCATGTGGCCTTGCCTACAACGCGCAGCGactggtggcagcgccggtTGCCGGGTCGTATGACGCTCACGCAGTGCCTGTGCCTCCTTCACGACGCACACATACTCGGCTCACGCTTCTCGATCGGTTCCGCGTTGCGCGCAGTAGCCGAGGTTCTGCGCGTGGAGGCTGCGACATGGAGAGGTGCAAGGGCGACGACCACCCTGGAGGCAGCCCTCTCCGCAGTGAACGAAGCGGATGGCACTCTCAACTACCGTCAATTCTGCGAGTGGCTGATCCGCGTTGCGGTGGGTGTGAACGGCGGTCCAACACTCACAACAGTGAAAGCAAAGGTGAGCGCTTTACTGGATGGTCCGCTCAGTCGCGTCCACGGGGTATCGTCGCGCGCGGTGGCTGTCACCTTTCTGCCCAATTCTATGCAGCACAGGGAGGAtgtgcagcgccacctcagTTCGCTGAAGCGCTGCTACGCTGAGCTCCAAAGCGTGAAGGATGGGGATCGATACGGTGTGTCACTGAGGTCCTGCCTGACAGCCATGGAACGAACGCTTGCGACGTACCAGATGAGTCCTGCATGTGTCCTCGAGAAGCTGGCGTGGCTGAAGGAGGAGCCGGAGTTGAGACATAGTACGGCTTCGAACGCAAAGACAGGCGCTGAAGAACCCTCCTTGGCACAGGAGATGGTGGCTTCTGCCACGGCGAAGAACAGGCAAGTGCAACTACTGGACGAAGATGCCGGGACGGAGCAGTCGTTTGTCGAGTTTGTGGAAACCGTAATGACTATTGTCGAGGTTGCGCGTCATAGCGGCTTCACCAACACGGATACGTTGCTGGTCGACCTTCAGCGCCGTTTGTTTGCCCAGTAG
- a CDS encoding seryl-tRNA synthetase, putative (TriTrypDB/GeneDB-style sysID: LpmP.11.0100): MGLDIQLFRDPEMADVVRESERRRYAKPEIVDKIIEVDKHWRRTQFLTEASKKMINTCSKAVGAKKKAKEADGDSSEVPADVMSAAQEGTLDAQKLESLCILQLKELSKALTTQVEGLAKLAAEQEAERDRMVISVGNVLHESVPVSNDENTGNVVVRTFGDVTRRMKMTHVDCMERLGLMDTSKTVTAMAGGRAFVLRGGLVQLQFALISYALNFLIARGYEPFYPPFFLNKEYMGAVAQLSEFDESLYKVSGDGDEKYLIATSEAPIAAYHTNKWFTEMNEPIKYAGVSSCFRKEAGAHGRDTLGIFRVHQFDKLEQFVVCSPREDQSWKMLEEMMQTSQDFNESLGLPYRVINICSGALNNAAAKKYDLEAWFPGSGAFRELVSCSNCTDYQARSVNCRFGPNTKGSTANNTKEYCHMLNGTLCAVTRTMCCICENYQTEEGIVIPEVLRPFMMGTEMLKFPAEAPAGEKA, from the coding sequence ATGGGTCTCGACATTCAGCTTTTCCGCGATCCCGAGATGGCGGATGTAGTGCGCGAGTCggagcgccgccgctacgCCAAGCCGGAGATCGTTGATAAAATTATCGAAGTCGACAAGCACTGGCGTCGCACGCAGTTTCTAACTGAAGCTAGCAAGAAGATGATCAACACTTGCAGCAAGGCCGTCGGTGCCAAGAAGAAGGCCAAGGAGGCGGACGGCGACAGCTCTGAGGTGCCGGCAGATGTCATGAGCGCGGCCCAGGAGGGCACACTGGACGCACAGAAGCTGGAGTCGTTGTGCATTCTTCAGCTGAAGGAGCTCTCCAAGGCACTGACGACGCAGGTGGAGGGACTTGCAAAGCTAGCCGCGGAGCAAGAAGCGGAACGGGATCGTATGGTGATCAGCGTTGGCAACGTCCTGCACGAGTCGGTGCCGGTTTCAAACGACGAGAATACTGGCAACGTGGTCGTGCGCACCTTTGGTGATGTGACACGCCGCATGAAGATGACACATGTAGACTGCATGGAGCGCCTGGGCCTCATGGATACATCCAAGACGGTTACGGCGATGGCGGGCGGCCGCGCTTTTGTTCTTCGCGGCGGtcttgtgcagctgcagttcGCTCTCATCTCGTACGCGCTCAACTTCCTCATCGCCCGCGGCTACGAGCCTTTCTATCCGCCGTTCTTCCTCAACAAGGAATACATGGGTGCAGTGGCGCAACTTTCGGAATTCGACGAGTCACTCTACAAGGTGTCCGGTGACGGAGACGAGAAGTACCTGATTGCAACGAGCGAAGCGCCCATTGCTGCCTATCACACCAACAAGTGGTTTACAGAAATGAATGAACCGATTAAATACGCGGGCGTCTCGTCGTGCTTCCGCAAGGAAGCTGGGGCGCACGGCCGCGACACTCTTGGTATCTTTCGTGTCCATCAGTTCGACAAACTTGAGCAGTTTGTCGTATGCTCACCTCGCGAGGATCAGTCGTGGAAAatgctggaggagatgaTGCAGACCTCCCAGGACTTCAACGAGAGCCTTGGTCTGCCGTACCGCGTCATCAACATCTGTTCTGGCGCCCTCAACAATGCCGCCGCCAAGAAGTACGATCTGGAGGCATGGTTCCCTGGCTCCGGTGCATTCCGCGAGCTTGTTTCGTGCTCGAATTGCACGGACTACCAGGCCCGCAGTGTTAACTGCCGCTTCGGCCCGAACACAAAGGGCAGCACGGCGAACAACACAAAGGAATACTGCCACATGCTGAACGGCACCCTCTGCGCTGTCACTCGCACAATGTGCTGCATCTGCGAAAACTACCAGACCGAGGAAGGCATCGTCATCCCCGAGGTTCTGCGCCCCTTTATGATGGGGACAGAGATGCTCAAGTTCCCGGCAGAAGCTCCTGCGGGCGAGAAGGCGTAA
- a CDS encoding protein kinase, putative (TriTrypDB/GeneDB-style sysID: LpmP.11.0110), with amino-acid sequence MGGEPDDRNRDVTDDGHSARKRVCLEHMLPSVQQRFAELAHASVGESSLTADALFQRYQRVLKVGEGTFGEVFVLYDTVAHTYITMKRMHTLLSFRRRSLGIHRCTFREVELLAALQHPNIVQVLDYHILSDGSLVLLMPVIAHDLTSLLRRWPSTTQSTGHGTASTTASTHPRMPLHVVKCIFRQIIAGIAYLHRHKVLHRDLKPSNVMVDHTGVVKLIDFGWSRFCAAAGAMTGPPCVTAFRPPEVLVGAHNRYTFSLDMWCCGCVLFEMLTGGTPFAKSRNEAECLANIVDWLGSPSSSSEVYYQSTARCPLPLALGRPNTFAQRCSNYGIKPAESVFLRRMLCLEPGERATAEALLSDAWFTTAPTMCVPSAIPLPAHNMFRLVEVKRKELQH; translated from the coding sequence ATGGGAGGGGAACCGGATGACCGGAACAGAGACGTGACCGATGATGGCCACTCAGCGCGCAAGCGAGTGTGCCTTGAGCACATGCTCCCttcagtgcagcagcgcttcgcAGAGTTGGCTCACGCTAGCGTCGGTGAGTCGTCTCTCACTGCGGATGCACTTTTCCAGCGATATCAGCGAGTGCTGAAAGTAGGCGAGGGCACCTTCGGCGAAGTATTTGTTCTTTACGACACCGtggcacacacgtacatcaCCATGAAGCGCATGCACACGCTGCTCAGCTTCCGGCGCCGCAGTCTGGGCATCCACCGCTGCACTTTTCGAGAAGTAGAGCTgcttgcagcgctgcagcatccGAACATCGTCCAAGTGCTTGACTACCATATCCTCTCCGACGGTAGtttggtgctgctgatgccagTTATCGCACACGATCTCACATCTCTGCTGCGTCGGTGGCCGTCAACCACACAAAGCACCGGCCATGGCACAGCGTCGACCACTGCCTCCACGCATCCGCGCATGCCGCTGCACGTTGTCAAGTGCATTTTTCGCCAGATCATCGCCGGGATCGCATACCTCCACCGGCACAAAGTCCTTCACCGCGATTTGAAGCCAAGTAACGTCATGGTCGATCATACAGGAGTGGTGAAGCTGATCGATTTTGGGTGGTCACgcttctgcgctgcagcaggagccaTGACAGGCCCACCTTGTGTGACTGCTTTTCGGCCTCCGGAGGTGTTGGTCGGGGCACACAATCGCTACACGTTCAGCCTCGACATGTGGTGCTGCGGGTGCGTTCTCTTCGAGATGTTGACGGGCGGCACGCCATTCGCAAAGAGTCGCAACGAAGCGGAGTGCCTCGCCAACATTGTGGACTGGCTTGGGTCCCCGTCCAGCTCCAGCGAGGTGTACTACCAAAGTACCGCCCGctgtcctctccctctcgcccttGGTCGTCCCAACACGTtcgcgcagcggtgcagcaactACGGCATTAAGCCAGCAGAATCGGTTTTTCTGCGCCGGATGCTGTGTCTGGAGCCGGGTGAGCGGGCCACCGCCGAGGCACTTCTCAGTGACGCCTGGTTCACCACAGCACCGACGATGTGCGTGCCGAGCGCCATTCCGCTTCCTGCACACAATATGTTCCGGCTTGTAGAAGTCAAGcggaaggagctgcagcactga
- a CDS encoding hypothetical protein (TriTrypDB/GeneDB-style sysID: LpmP.11.0120), whose protein sequence is MLNDAYSGRREHYLDLFADEEAQRGQYKEKMRCFLTLEEVVERLREQPSIHEYITSIEEFEEPIGPLSVLNVFAKSRCFVILQTASYWWSLERRDDVIVVQRSQNFSSVHSRCKGAYRNYRWLIESAPSARRFMRCHSGPKLSEVFSAMLRDHVFDPKDCASSPWEFSDYVFHLCLYDGNSRLMYSEGS, encoded by the coding sequence ATGCTCAACGATGCGTACAGCGGGAGACGTGAGCATTACCTCGACCTCTTTGCAGACGAAGAAGCACAAAGAGGCCAGTATAAGGAGAAGATGCGCTGTTTTCTTACGCTGGAAGAGGTGGTCGAGCGTCTGCGCGAGCAACCCAGCATTCACGAGTATATCACGTCCATCGAGGAGTTCGAGGAACCCATTGGGCCCCTCAGCGTACTGAACGTGTTCGCTAAGTCGCGTTGTTTTGTTATTCTCCAAACAGCCTCGTACTGGTGGTCTCTTGAGAGGCGAGATGATGTCATCGTGGTGCAGCGCTCTCAGAACTTCAGCAGTGTCCACAGCAGATGCAAAGGTGCATACCGAAACTATCGCTGGCTGATCGAGTCAGCACCAAGTGCGCGGCGGTTTATGCGGTGTCACAGTGGCCCAAAGCTCTCCGAAGTGTTTAGTGCCATGTTGCGAGATCACGTCTTCGACCCAAAAGACtgcgcttcttcaccttGGGAGTTCTCCGATTATGTTTTTCACCTCTGCCTGTATGACGGAAACTCTCGCCTCATGTACAGTGAGGGGAGCTGA